A region of the Geomonas subterranea genome:
CACGGGAGGCTGTACCTTCTCCTGGAGCGCTGCTTCGACGCCATGCTTGCCGGTTACAGCACGACCCTGACAGCTGTGCTGCGGTACCGCCGCGCCACCCTCGCCGTCACCCTGGTCATGACCGTTGCCACCGTCTATCTCTTCAAGGTGATGCCCATGGGGCTTCTCCCCAGCGAGGACCTCGACTCCTTCTACTGCACCACCGAGGGGGCCCAGGGGGCGTCGTTCAACGAGATGGTCACCCACCAGCAGGAACTCGCGAAGCGGATCGCGGCCAACCCGAACATCAAGGGGTTCATGTCCACCGTCGGCGCCTCTGGCTCCCGGGTCGGCTCCAACTCCGGGTTCATGTTTATCACGCTCAAGCCGAGAAGTGAGAGGAAGGAGCCGGTGGACCAGGTGATCCAGAAGCTCCGCCCGAAACTGGCCGAGGTGCCGGGGATCCAGGCTTTCATGCAGAACCCGCCGCCGATCAGGCTGGAGGCGCAGCTCTCCAAGAGCCAGTACCAGTTCGTGCTGCAGAGCCCGGACACCCAGCTCCTTTACGAGAGCGCCGCGGCCTTCGAGCAGAAGCTGAAGCAGGTGCCGCAGCTGCTCGACGTGACCAGCGACCTGCAGCTCAAGAACCCGCAGGTCGATCTGAAAATCGACCGTGACAAGGCGACGGCGCTCGGGGTCACGGCGCAGCAGATCGAGGACGCGCTCTATTACGCCTACGGTTCCAGGCAGGTGTCGACCATCTTCGCCCCGACCAACCAGTACCAGGTGATCCTGGAACTGGAGCCGCAGTACCGGCTCGACCCTTCGGCACTGGGACTGCTCTATGTGCGGTCCTCGACCGGCGCGCTGGTGCCGCTTTCCACCATGACCACGCTGGCGAAATCGCTGGGGCCTTTGTCGGTGAACCACCTGGGGCAGATCACGAGCGTCACGGTCTCCTTCAACGTGAAGCCGGGAGTCCCCCTGGGAGATGCGGTGGCGGCGGTCGAGAAGCTGGCGGCGAGCACGCTTCCCCCGGGGATCAACACCGGGTTCCAGGGGGCGGCGCAGGCTTTCCAGTCCTCGACCAAGGGGCTGACGCTCCTGCTGCTGGCCGCCGTGGTGGTGATCTACCTGGTGCTCGGGATCCTGTACGAGAGCTACGTGCACCCGATCACCATCCTCTCGGGGCTTCCTTCCGCCGGTCTCGGGGCGTTGTTGACGCTGATGCTGTTTCACAAGGAGCTGGACCTGTACGCCTTCGTGGGGATCATCATGCTGGTGGGGATCGTGAAGAAGAACGCCATCATGATGATCGATTTCGCGCTCGATGCGCAGAGGCGTGAGGGGAAGAGCCCGATGGACGCGATTCACCAGGGGTGCCTGGTCCGTTTCCGTCCCATCATGATGACGACCATGGCGGCGCTCATGGGGACGCTCCCTATCGCCCTCGCCATTGGGGCAAGCTCCGAAGGGAGGCGGCCGCTCGGCCTGGCGGTAGTGGGTGGACTCCTGGTGTCGCAGCTTTTGACGCTCTACATCACGCCGGTGGTCTACTACTACATGGACCGGGCTGTGCAGAGGGGACGGGAGTTTTTTAAAAGGAAGGCGCCGGCGGCGCAGCCGTAGCGGTGCTGCTTCATGAAGCCAGACCCTTTGACGCCTGGACCCCGAACCTAGAACGTAGGACGTAGGACGTAGAACCGGTTTATGTTGCAGGGGACGCGGCATGTTGATCAACGACGACGCTCAAAAACAGGTATTGACCATCCTGGCCAAGACGGCGGTCACCCCGACCGCCGACGTGCAGGAGCGCGCCAGTTCTCTGCTGCAGTTGAACCCCGGGCAGCAGGTTAAGGCGGAGATCATCGCCAACCTCCCCAACAACCTGTACATGGCGCGGGTGGCCGGTGAGCTTTACAAGCTGGAGATCCCGCTCAACGTGCAGCCGGGTGAAACGCTCGAACTCACCTTCGTCACCGCCGATCCCCGCGTCACCTTCCAGATGCTGCGCCCCCAGACCGAATCGGTGCAGCTCAGTTCCATGGGCAAATGGCTCGCCGACGTCGTGGAAAACGCCACTTCGCTGCCGCCGGCGCAGGAGCCGCTGGTCGAACACCCGGAACTTGCCACCGCCCAGCTCGCCGGCAAGTTGAAGGCGAGCCTCACCCAGAACGGGCTTTTCTACGAATCGCACCTGGCCCAGTGGGCGCTCGGCGGGCTGCCGCTCAAGGAGCTGCTCAAGGAGCCCCAGGGCAAGCTTTCCCGCTTGTTGTCGGAAGGGGATGGGGGCACGGCGGGTGACGAGACGGGGGGGGCCATCGCCGACAGCCGCACGCTGCCGTTCATCAAGGAGCAACTGCACCTGCTGAATACCGGTGTGCTGGCCTGGCAGGGGGAGGCCTGGCCCGGGCAGGAGATGAGGCTGGTGGTCGGGGAGGGGAGCTCCGAACAGTGGGAGCAGGGTATCGAGGCGAACCTCTCGCTGGAGTTGCCGCGCCTGGGAGGGGTGAAGGCCCACCTTCGGTTCACCCCCGAGGGGATCAACGTGGAACTGGTCTGTGACCGTCCCGGCGCCTCGGAGCTTATGCGGCAGGAAAGCGGCGAGCTGCGCGCCTCGCTGGCAGCGAACGGATTGCACCTGAACAAGATGGCGGCCAAGGATGGCTAAAAGAACCTCCGACATAAAACGCGCCGTCGCCATGGCCTACCATCCCGATGAGGCCGGCGCTCCCAGGGTGATCGCCAAGGGGGCGGGGATCAGCGCGGAGGCGATCATCTCCCTCGCCAAAGAGCACGGCGTGTACGTGCACCAGTCCCCCGAACTGGTCTCCATGCTGATGCAGGTCGACCTCGACGCCGAGATCCCCCCCGAACTCTACCAGGCCGTCGCCGAACTCCTGGCCTGGCTCTACTCACTGGATCAGCAACTGGACCGGCAACTCTGACACGCCACCCGGATTCCCCGCTTAGAACCGCTCCACCAGCAGGTAATCCGCGTCCTCGGGGGTAACGCTCTCCTCGTCCAACGGCGGAACCGGCGGGAGCACGATCTTGTAGTCCAGGTTTCCCCTCAATTCGGCCGGAACCCCGCCGACCCCACGCGCGTGCCCACCCCCAGCGATCACGACCATCACCTTTTTGGGATGCGCGGCCATGTAGTCGTTGATGCGTCTGGCCATGACCATGTTGCGCAGCATCTGCGCCTCGGCGATGTGCCGGTACGCGTCGCCGCTTCGGCCGTGGCTTGGGAAGGATCCCCGCATGAAGTTCAGGAACTGGTCAGTCACCCTCGCGTCGACGTCGGGCGGCAGGTCCGCAAGCTCGGCGGCGCTCAGGGAGCCGAAGCCGCGCTGGGCGACGTTCTGGACGATGCCGCGCGGCGCGTTCAGCGCCACGATCGGGATGTGGTTGTCGCGGGCGAAGAAAAAGATATCGCTGTACATGCCCCAGGGGATGTGACGCCAGCTCCACTGGTACACCTTGCGAAAGGCGGACTCCGGCACCCTTCCCGCGCTCCAGGCGTCCAGCGCGGGCTGGCTTACCTTCTCGAACATCTCCATGCCGATCACCAGGTCCTTCCCCTGCGCCTTCAGGGCCTCGAGCACCCGCAGTTGCAGCTCGTGGTGCGCGGAGGCGTCGTGCCGCTCGCCCAGAAAGAGCACCGGACTCCCGGAAAGGTCGGCGATCATGCTCTGCACGTCGACCCTTTCATGATCGCGGACCCGCAACGCCTGCGTGATGGAACAGCCGCAGGTCAGGAGGGTCAGGAGAAATAAGAACAGTAATGTGGCGGCGCGACGGATGGGCATGGGCGTGGTTATAGCAGAAACGCGGGGAAGGCGCCATGGGAAAGAGGGAGGGGAAAGAGGGAGGGGGAGGCCTTCCATAAAAAAAGCCCCCTGGCATTGCGAGGGGGCCTTCATATTCTGTTTGAGCTTGAGGCTTATGCCGAGACGGTGACCACCCTGCCGTCCACCTGCAGGAGCCCCTCGGAGAAGAGCCTGACCGCCTCGGGGTAGATCCGGTGTTCTTCCTTCTGGATGCGGGCGCACAGGGTCTCCTCGGTGTCCCCCTCGAGGACCGGCACCGCGGCCTGGATGATGATCGGCCCGGTATCGGTGCCGCAGTCCACGAAGTGGACGGTGCAGCCGGCGACCTTGGCGCCGTATTCCAGGGCCTGGCGCTGGGCGTGCAGCCCGGGGAAGGCGGGGAGCAGCGCCGGATGGATGTTCATGACCCGCATGGGGAAGGCATCCAGAAGCACCGGGGTGATGATGCGCATGAAGCCCGCCAGCACCACCAGGTCCACGTCGAACTCGCGCAGGGTCGCCACCAGGGCCTCGTCGAACGCCTCGCGGCCGGTGTAGGCGCGGTGGTCCAGGTGCAGAGCCGGGATGCCCGCTTTCCTGGCCCGCTCCAGGCCGAAGGCGTCCGCCTTGTTGCTGATCACGCAGACCACGCGACCGTTGACGGTCCCCTTAGCGCAGGCGTCCATGATCGACTGCAGGTTGCTGCCGCTGCCGGAGATCAGTACCCCTATCTTGAGCTCATTTCCCATAAAGGCTCCGCGCGGATCAGACCAGCTCCACGCACTCCTTGCCGGCGTCGCATTTGACGACATCTCCGATGACGAAAGCGGTCTCGTTGAGCCCGGTGAGCCTGATCATGATGTCGTCGGCCTCGTTCTCAGGGACCACCAGGACCATGCCGATGCCGCAGTTGAAGGTACGGAACATCTCGTTCTCCTCGATGTTGCCGCCCTTCTCGATGATCTTGAAGATCTCTGGGATCTCCCAGCTGTCCTTCTTGATCACGGCCTTGCAGCCGTTGGGAAGCACGCGGGGGACGTTCTCCAGGAGCCCGCCGCCGGTGATGTGGGCGAGGCCGCTGATGTTGAAGTCCCGAAGCAGGTTCAGGACGGAACGGACGTAGATGCGGGTCGGGGTGAGGAGTTCCTCGGCGACGGTCTTGCCCAGACCGGGGATCTCGTCGTTGATGTTCAGCCCCATGTGCTCCAGGATGACCTTTCTGGCCAGGGAGTAGCCGTTGGAGTGCAGGCCGGAGGAGGAGAGGCCGATCAGCTTGTTCCCCACGGTGATGGAGGAGCCGTCGATGATCTTCTCGCGCTCCACCACGCCGACCGCGAAGCCTGCCATGTCGTACTCGTCGCCGGTGTAGAAGCCGGGCATCTCCGCGGTTTCGCCGCCGATCAGGGCGCAGCCGGCCTGGACGCAACCCTCGGAAACCCCCTTGATGATGGAGGCGCCCTTGGCGGGATCGAGCTTCGCCGTGGCCAGGTAGTCGAGGAAGAAGAGGGGCTCGGCGCCCTGCACGATGATGTCGTTGA
Encoded here:
- a CDS encoding efflux RND transporter permease subunit — its product is MNLAELFIRRPVMTSLVMLAIVLAGVIGYQLLPVNDLPNVDYPTIQVTANLPGANPETMASAVATPLERQLSTIAGIDTMNSTSGQGVTRITLRFALERDIDAAAQDVQSAITKASRQLPQDMPSPPSYQKVNPADQPVLYLVLSSKTLPLSQVNEYADTMIAQRVSMVSGVAQVQVYGAQKYAVRARLNPMALASRKIGIDEVSQALSGGNVNLPTGTLQDASKSFAIQSQGELLDAAAYRPLIVAYRGGSPVRLSDLGSVIDSVENDKIAGWFNGTERAIILAVQRQPGTNTIEVVDSIKKLLPGFREQLPGSVTLHELYDRSQAIRHSVADVKFTLVLTIGLVIMVIFLFLRNLSATVIPSLALPISLIGTFAAMYGLGFSVNNITLMALTLSVGFVVDDAIVMLENIVRHMEAGERPMEAALKGAKEIGFTIVSMTISLVAVFIPVLFMGGMLGRLLHEFAVTITCAILISGVVSLTLTPMLCSRFLHPPAEERHGRLYLLLERCFDAMLAGYSTTLTAVLRYRRATLAVTLVMTVATVYLFKVMPMGLLPSEDLDSFYCTTEGAQGASFNEMVTHQQELAKRIAANPNIKGFMSTVGASGSRVGSNSGFMFITLKPRSERKEPVDQVIQKLRPKLAEVPGIQAFMQNPPPIRLEAQLSKSQYQFVLQSPDTQLLYESAAAFEQKLKQVPQLLDVTSDLQLKNPQVDLKIDRDKATALGVTAQQIEDALYYAYGSRQVSTIFAPTNQYQVILELEPQYRLDPSALGLLYVRSSTGALVPLSTMTTLAKSLGPLSVNHLGQITSVTVSFNVKPGVPLGDAVAAVEKLAASTLPPGINTGFQGAAQAFQSSTKGLTLLLLAAVVVIYLVLGILYESYVHPITILSGLPSAGLGALLTLMLFHKELDLYAFVGIIMLVGIVKKNAIMMIDFALDAQRREGKSPMDAIHQGCLVRFRPIMMTTMAALMGTLPIALAIGASSEGRRPLGLAVVGGLLVSQLLTLYITPVVYYYMDRAVQRGREFFKRKAPAAQP
- a CDS encoding flagellar hook-length control protein FliK: MLINDDAQKQVLTILAKTAVTPTADVQERASSLLQLNPGQQVKAEIIANLPNNLYMARVAGELYKLEIPLNVQPGETLELTFVTADPRVTFQMLRPQTESVQLSSMGKWLADVVENATSLPPAQEPLVEHPELATAQLAGKLKASLTQNGLFYESHLAQWALGGLPLKELLKEPQGKLSRLLSEGDGGTAGDETGGAIADSRTLPFIKEQLHLLNTGVLAWQGEAWPGQEMRLVVGEGSSEQWEQGIEANLSLELPRLGGVKAHLRFTPEGINVELVCDRPGASELMRQESGELRASLAANGLHLNKMAAKDG
- a CDS encoding EscU/YscU/HrcU family type III secretion system export apparatus switch protein; this encodes MAKRTSDIKRAVAMAYHPDEAGAPRVIAKGAGISAEAIISLAKEHGVYVHQSPELVSMLMQVDLDAEIPPELYQAVAELLAWLYSLDQQLDRQL
- a CDS encoding ChaN family lipoprotein, with product MPIRRAATLLFLFLLTLLTCGCSITQALRVRDHERVDVQSMIADLSGSPVLFLGERHDASAHHELQLRVLEALKAQGKDLVIGMEMFEKVSQPALDAWSAGRVPESAFRKVYQWSWRHIPWGMYSDIFFFARDNHIPIVALNAPRGIVQNVAQRGFGSLSAAELADLPPDVDARVTDQFLNFMRGSFPSHGRSGDAYRHIAEAQMLRNMVMARRINDYMAAHPKKVMVVIAGGGHARGVGGVPAELRGNLDYKIVLPPVPPLDEESVTPEDADYLLVERF
- the purN gene encoding phosphoribosylglycinamide formyltransferase, coding for MGNELKIGVLISGSGSNLQSIMDACAKGTVNGRVVCVISNKADAFGLERARKAGIPALHLDHRAYTGREAFDEALVATLREFDVDLVVLAGFMRIITPVLLDAFPMRVMNIHPALLPAFPGLHAQRQALEYGAKVAGCTVHFVDCGTDTGPIIIQAAVPVLEGDTEETLCARIQKEEHRIYPEAVRLFSEGLLQVDGRVVTVSA
- the purM gene encoding phosphoribosylformylglycinamidine cyclo-ligase, translated to MKEKKITYKDAGVDIDAGNTFVKMIKPLVKATSRPEVLADIGGFGGLFSLNTGKYKHPVLVSGTDGVGTKLKLAFLADRHDTIGIDLVAMCVNDIIVQGAEPLFFLDYLATAKLDPAKGASIIKGVSEGCVQAGCALIGGETAEMPGFYTGDEYDMAGFAVGVVEREKIIDGSSITVGNKLIGLSSSGLHSNGYSLARKVILEHMGLNINDEIPGLGKTVAEELLTPTRIYVRSVLNLLRDFNISGLAHITGGGLLENVPRVLPNGCKAVIKKDSWEIPEIFKIIEKGGNIEENEMFRTFNCGIGMVLVVPENEADDIMIRLTGLNETAFVIGDVVKCDAGKECVELV